A window of Vibrio ishigakensis contains these coding sequences:
- the sppA gene encoding signal peptide peptidase SppA: protein MKKVFRFIGKIFKGIWKIITFIRLALTNLLFFAALAIVYFSFTGMDTKAPEPEQKDPEALVLNLSGPIVEQRSFVNPMDSLTESLLGQDRPRENVLFDIVETVRHAGQDDNISGLVLSLKKMPETNLTKLRYIAKAINEFKASGKPVIAVGDFYNQSQYYLASYADKVYLAPDGGVLLRGYSSYSLYYKTLLENLDVNTHVFKVGTYKSAVEPFTRNDMSAPAKEAATVWLKQLWGAYVNDVAQNRGIESSVLNPSADSFIRDFKKADGNLAQLAMQSGLVDELANRQQVRKSLIEQFGGNDKDGFNSVSYYRYRADMNPEPNTAKDEIAVVVASGAIMDGQQQRNSVGGDTTAALIRKARQDKDIKALVLRVDSPGGSAFASEVIRDELVAFKETGRPVVVSMSSLAASGGYWISVSADEIFAQPTTLTGSIGIFSVITTFEKGFNKYGIYADGIGTSPFSGVGAVTGLNDVTKQAMQLGIENGYRRFTNLVADNRDLGADQVERIAEGRVWTGQDAVERGLVDTIGDFDDAIARAAELASIEEYKLNWLEKSLTPAQKFIRDLGKRVMVSAGLDIQSIIPEPLVPVATQMQQDLSLMQQFNDPNGYYTLCLPCQVQ, encoded by the coding sequence ATGAAAAAAGTATTTCGCTTCATCGGCAAAATATTCAAGGGCATATGGAAGATCATCACATTCATCCGTCTCGCTCTCACCAATTTGCTATTTTTTGCAGCCCTAGCCATCGTGTATTTCAGCTTTACTGGAATGGACACTAAGGCCCCAGAACCAGAGCAGAAAGATCCGGAAGCATTAGTGTTGAATCTGTCTGGTCCCATTGTCGAACAACGCAGTTTCGTCAATCCGATGGACTCGCTTACCGAATCACTACTGGGTCAAGACAGACCCCGTGAAAATGTTCTCTTCGATATTGTTGAGACGGTTCGCCATGCAGGCCAAGACGACAACATTTCAGGCTTAGTACTTAGCCTGAAGAAGATGCCAGAAACCAACCTCACCAAGCTGAGATATATTGCTAAAGCGATCAATGAATTTAAGGCATCCGGAAAGCCTGTTATTGCCGTGGGTGACTTCTATAACCAGAGCCAGTACTACCTAGCCAGCTACGCAGACAAGGTTTACCTCGCTCCAGATGGTGGCGTCTTGCTTCGCGGTTACAGTTCTTACTCGTTGTACTACAAGACCCTTCTAGAAAATCTAGATGTAAACACCCATGTGTTTAAGGTTGGTACCTATAAGTCAGCCGTTGAACCCTTTACACGCAACGATATGTCGGCTCCAGCTAAAGAGGCGGCGACCGTATGGTTGAAGCAGCTATGGGGTGCTTATGTAAATGATGTGGCGCAAAACCGCGGCATTGAAAGTTCGGTTCTAAATCCGAGTGCGGATTCCTTTATCCGAGACTTCAAGAAGGCGGATGGCAACCTAGCGCAACTTGCGATGCAATCGGGCCTTGTGGATGAACTAGCAAACCGCCAGCAAGTGCGTAAATCGCTTATTGAGCAGTTTGGTGGGAATGATAAAGATGGTTTTAACTCAGTCAGTTATTACCGCTATCGTGCAGATATGAACCCTGAGCCGAATACAGCCAAAGACGAGATTGCTGTGGTGGTTGCTAGTGGTGCCATTATGGATGGACAGCAACAGCGCAACTCTGTTGGTGGCGACACAACCGCCGCGCTCATCCGCAAAGCCCGTCAGGATAAAGATATCAAGGCCTTGGTGCTTCGTGTTGATAGCCCGGGTGGTAGTGCCTTCGCCTCAGAGGTAATTCGTGATGAGCTCGTGGCATTTAAAGAGACTGGTAGACCTGTGGTCGTTTCTATGTCTAGCCTCGCGGCTTCTGGTGGTTACTGGATTTCTGTGTCAGCAGACGAAATCTTCGCCCAGCCAACCACCCTCACCGGCTCTATTGGTATCTTTAGCGTTATCACTACCTTTGAGAAAGGCTTTAACAAGTACGGCATCTATGCGGATGGTATAGGCACTTCGCCATTCTCAGGTGTGGGTGCGGTAACGGGTCTCAACGATGTCACCAAGCAAGCGATGCAGCTCGGCATCGAAAACGGTTATCGCCGCTTCACCAACCTGGTAGCAGACAATCGCGATCTAGGTGCAGATCAAGTAGAGAGGATCGCAGAAGGTCGAGTTTGGACTGGCCAAGATGCAGTTGAGCGAGGCCTAGTAGACACAATAGGTGACTTCGATGATGCCATTGCTCGCGCGGCAGAGCTTGCCAGCATAGAAGAGTACAAGCTGAACTGGCTTGAGAAATCGCTCACTCCAGCTCAGAAGTTTATTCGTGATCTAGGCAAACGTGTCATGGTCAGCGCTGGCTTGGATATACAGAGCATTATCCCAGAGCCATTAGTACCAGTAGCAACTCAGATGCAGCAAGACCTTAGCTTGATGCAGCAGTTTAACGACCCTAACGGTTACTACACTCTCTGCCTACCCTGTCAGGTACAGTAA
- a CDS encoding outer membrane protein, with protein sequence MNFIQRLSLSALLISPMAIGGQWTVEIGAFYAFSDTDWSTSSPNGSGSREVDFESDLLLEEKTTLPYFNLSYAFNDRHAIYFDWRRLHRDSSLSLITEAFEITTGGQTYVAQVGADIATSLDFDIYQFNYQYRFYKADQFSSELMLGLHVIDLNLELEGELRLETDAVNGNASIDRNIFSDLTAPLPNLGLGMEYILGPDWLLDAKAQAFYISFDEFSGFLYELGAGVSYSLLDDLSVKASYSYFQIDLDYVSNSRDVDVNYQFHGPMLSLLYDF encoded by the coding sequence TTGAATTTTATCCAACGTTTGAGTTTGTCTGCACTGCTGATTAGCCCCATGGCAATTGGCGGCCAGTGGACTGTCGAAATAGGGGCGTTTTATGCGTTTTCTGACACTGACTGGTCCACATCCTCACCAAATGGCAGTGGTTCAAGAGAGGTAGACTTTGAGTCTGATCTGCTATTAGAAGAGAAAACGACGCTACCTTATTTCAACCTATCTTATGCGTTTAATGACCGCCATGCGATCTACTTTGACTGGCGTCGATTACATCGTGATTCCAGTCTTTCTTTGATAACCGAAGCGTTTGAAATAACTACCGGCGGACAGACCTATGTAGCCCAAGTCGGCGCAGATATAGCGACTTCTCTGGATTTCGATATCTATCAGTTCAACTACCAATATCGCTTTTATAAGGCAGACCAGTTTTCGTCTGAGCTGATGCTAGGTTTGCATGTGATTGATTTAAACCTTGAGCTAGAAGGGGAGCTGCGCCTAGAGACCGATGCCGTCAATGGCAATGCATCGATCGATAGAAACATCTTCAGTGATCTGACTGCGCCTCTGCCCAATCTTGGTCTGGGCATGGAATACATATTGGGACCAGATTGGCTGTTAGATGCTAAAGCGCAAGCCTTCTACATTAGCTTCGATGAATTTTCTGGCTTTTTGTATGAGCTGGGTGCGGGCGTCAGTTATTCGCTATTGGACGATTTGTCCGTAAAAGCCTCTTACAGCTACTTCCAAATCGACTTGGATTACGTCAGCAACAGTCGAGATGTGGATGTGAATTATCAGTTTCACGGACCTATGTTGTCACTCCTGTACGACTTTTAG
- the ansA gene encoding asparaginase encodes MSASQSQRKHIYIAYTGGTIGMQKSENGYVPVAGFMESQLAAMPEFNRPEMPEYTIHEYAPLIDSSDMSPADWQQIADDIKANYDKYDGFVILHGTDTMAYTASALSFMFENLGKPVIVTGSQIPLAELRSDGQANLLNALHIAANYPINEVTLFFNNQLMRGNRSTKSHADGFSAFTSPNLSPLLEAGINIQVSPNAEVDKKPDGEFKVHPITPQPIGVITMYPGISHEVIRNTLRQPVNAMILLTFGVGNAPQNPELLAHLKEASERGVIVVNLTQCLAGKVNMGGYATGCALADAGVISGYDMTHEAALAKLHYLLSKGLSYEEIKQEMQKILRGEMSH; translated from the coding sequence ATGTCAGCCTCCCAATCTCAACGTAAACACATCTACATCGCCTACACGGGCGGCACTATCGGAATGCAAAAGTCGGAGAACGGCTATGTACCTGTGGCAGGTTTCATGGAATCTCAGCTAGCGGCTATGCCTGAATTCAACCGCCCAGAAATGCCAGAGTATACAATCCATGAGTACGCCCCACTGATTGACTCTTCCGATATGTCACCGGCGGACTGGCAACAGATTGCTGACGACATCAAGGCCAACTACGACAAATACGACGGTTTCGTGATCTTGCATGGCACCGACACCATGGCGTACACCGCGTCTGCTCTTTCGTTTATGTTTGAGAACCTAGGCAAGCCAGTAATTGTGACAGGCTCACAGATCCCATTGGCAGAGCTTCGCTCAGACGGCCAAGCGAATCTTCTTAATGCACTGCACATTGCCGCTAACTACCCTATCAATGAAGTAACCTTGTTCTTCAATAATCAGTTAATGCGTGGCAACCGTAGCACTAAATCACACGCGGATGGTTTCTCGGCATTTACCTCTCCAAACCTGTCGCCACTTCTAGAAGCGGGTATCAACATCCAGGTAAGTCCGAATGCTGAGGTAGACAAAAAGCCAGATGGCGAGTTCAAGGTGCACCCGATCACACCTCAACCAATCGGTGTGATTACCATGTACCCTGGTATCTCTCACGAGGTGATCCGGAACACATTGCGCCAGCCGGTTAATGCCATGATCCTGCTGACCTTTGGCGTAGGCAATGCACCACAAAATCCAGAGCTGCTTGCGCACCTTAAAGAGGCTTCTGAGCGAGGCGTGATTGTGGTAAACCTAACCCAATGCCTTGCAGGTAAGGTGAACATGGGTGGCTACGCGACTGGGTGTGCTCTGGCTGATGCTGGAGTTATTAGCGGTTACGATATGACGCACGAGGCGGCGCTCGCTAAGTTGCATTACCTTCTTAGCAAAGGACTTAGCTACGAAGAGATAAAGCAAGAGATGCAAAAGATCCTGCGTGGCGAAATGAGCCACTAA
- a CDS encoding YeaC family protein, giving the protein MSRPSLEEMVNAITPEAYDRLLYAVETGRWPEGAELNEAQRAHCQQAVMLYQSKHNSDAQHMTIDKEGEIAFKSKSELKRQFVETPITKVKV; this is encoded by the coding sequence ATGAGTAGACCTAGCCTAGAAGAGATGGTCAACGCCATCACCCCTGAAGCGTATGATAGATTATTGTATGCGGTTGAAACGGGTCGTTGGCCAGAAGGTGCCGAACTAAACGAAGCGCAGCGCGCCCATTGCCAGCAAGCAGTGATGCTGTATCAGAGTAAACATAACTCGGATGCCCAGCACATGACTATCGATAAAGAGGGAGAGATTGCCTTCAAATCTAAGTCTGAGCTAAAGAGGCAGTTTGTAGAAACGCCTATCACTAAAGTTAAGGTATAA
- the msrB gene encoding peptide-methionine (R)-S-oxide reductase MsrB, giving the protein MSKIEKSQSEWQNELTADQFHVCREQGTEAPFSGKLLHNRETGDYLCTCCQSLLFKSENKYDSGCGWPSFDAPADKESIRYLEDHSHGMHRIEIRCANCDSHLGHVFPDGPQSTGERYCVNSISLIFNNEQGTKQG; this is encoded by the coding sequence ATGAGCAAGATAGAAAAATCCCAGTCTGAGTGGCAGAACGAACTGACTGCCGACCAATTCCACGTATGCCGAGAGCAGGGCACAGAGGCCCCGTTTAGCGGTAAGCTACTACATAATAGAGAAACAGGTGATTATCTTTGCACCTGCTGTCAGTCCTTGTTGTTCAAATCTGAAAACAAGTACGACTCTGGTTGTGGCTGGCCGAGCTTCGATGCGCCGGCCGATAAAGAGTCGATTCGATACCTAGAAGATCATTCCCATGGAATGCACCGTATTGAGATCAGATGTGCAAACTGTGACAGTCATCTCGGTCATGTGTTTCCAGATGGGCCGCAAAGTACCGGAGAGCGCTACTGCGTAAACTCCATATCCCTAATTTTTAATAACGAACAAGGCACCAAGCAGGGCTAA
- the gap gene encoding type I glyceraldehyde-3-phosphate dehydrogenase yields the protein MTIKVGINGFGRIGRFVFRASVERNDIEVVGINDLIDVDYMAYMLKYDSTHGRFNGTVEVKDGNLIVNGKTVRVTAERNPADLKWDEIGVDVVAEATGIFLTDETARQHITAGAKKVVLTGPSKDATPMFVMGVNDSTYAGQDIVSNASCTTNCLAPIAKVLNDKFGIESGLMTTVHATTATQKTVDGPSAKDWRGGRGASQNIIPSSTGAAKAVGVVLPELNGKLTGMAFRVPTANVSVVDLTVNLKEGASYEAICAAMKEASEGELKGVLGYTEDQVVSQDFIGEVQTSVFDAKAGIALTDNFVKVVSWYDNEIGYSNKVLDLIAHISK from the coding sequence ATGACTATCAAAGTAGGTATTAACGGTTTTGGTCGTATCGGCCGTTTCGTTTTCCGTGCATCAGTTGAGCGTAATGACATCGAAGTAGTAGGTATCAACGACCTAATCGACGTAGATTACATGGCATACATGCTTAAGTACGATTCAACTCACGGTCGTTTCAACGGCACTGTTGAAGTAAAAGACGGCAACCTAATCGTTAACGGTAAGACTGTACGTGTTACTGCAGAGCGCAACCCAGCGGACCTTAAGTGGGACGAAATCGGTGTTGACGTTGTAGCTGAAGCAACTGGTATCTTCCTAACTGACGAAACTGCTCGTCAGCACATCACTGCAGGTGCTAAGAAAGTTGTTCTAACTGGTCCTTCAAAAGACGCTACTCCAATGTTCGTAATGGGCGTTAACGACAGCACTTACGCTGGTCAAGACATCGTTTCTAACGCTTCTTGTACTACTAACTGCCTAGCGCCAATCGCTAAAGTTCTTAACGACAAGTTCGGCATCGAGTCTGGTCTTATGACTACTGTTCACGCTACTACTGCTACTCAGAAGACTGTTGACGGTCCTTCTGCTAAAGACTGGCGTGGCGGTCGTGGTGCTTCTCAGAACATCATCCCATCATCAACTGGTGCAGCTAAAGCTGTAGGTGTTGTTCTTCCTGAGCTCAACGGCAAACTAACTGGTATGGCTTTCCGCGTACCAACTGCTAACGTTTCTGTAGTTGACCTAACTGTTAACCTTAAAGAAGGTGCATCTTACGAAGCTATCTGTGCAGCAATGAAAGAAGCTTCTGAAGGCGAGCTAAAAGGTGTTCTAGGTTACACTGAAGACCAAGTTGTTTCTCAAGACTTCATCGGCGAAGTTCAAACTTCAGTATTCGATGCTAAAGCTGGTATCGCTCTAACTGACAACTTCGTTAAAGTTGTATCTTGGTACGACAACGAAATCGGTTACTCAAACAAGGTTCTAGACCTAATCGCTCACATCTCTAAGTAA
- a CDS encoding D-hexose-6-phosphate mutarotase: MDYYQLPTLTALSDCVTTAQKDNVKIIRVMHPKAKCAVSLFGGHLLSYIPEGKPETIWMSAEAKYDGATALRGGIPVCWPWFARMATPAHGFCRTSNEWKLVEHRENDEGVMLRLGLTDSEETFAIWPHKFELFLDIQIGDELTVSLTMHNTDEAPWKFSGALHTYLNISDITKVETRGMGGEYIDSLNNGALTQGGDTLVLTDTIDRIYTKPEASIELSDTGFERRIQVSNDGANSAVLWNPWAQGAESMGDMQNDGFKTMLCIEACQWAKDLESGTELAPGESHTLSTKIVSI, from the coding sequence ATGGATTATTATCAATTACCTACCCTAACTGCCCTCTCAGACTGCGTCACCACAGCCCAAAAAGATAACGTCAAAATCATCCGCGTCATGCATCCAAAAGCAAAGTGCGCGGTTTCTTTGTTTGGCGGTCATCTGCTTTCCTATATTCCAGAGGGCAAACCAGAAACTATCTGGATGAGCGCAGAAGCAAAATACGACGGTGCCACAGCCCTTCGTGGTGGTATCCCAGTTTGCTGGCCTTGGTTTGCACGCATGGCAACCCCAGCACACGGTTTCTGCCGTACTAGCAATGAATGGAAATTGGTTGAGCACAGAGAGAACGATGAAGGTGTGATGCTTCGTCTAGGCCTAACCGATAGCGAAGAGACATTCGCAATCTGGCCGCACAAGTTTGAGCTTTTCCTAGATATTCAAATTGGTGATGAGCTTACGGTTTCTCTGACCATGCACAATACAGACGAAGCCCCTTGGAAGTTCTCAGGAGCACTTCACACCTACCTTAATATTTCAGACATCACCAAGGTCGAAACCCGTGGTATGGGCGGTGAGTACATCGACAGCTTAAACAATGGCGCACTGACGCAAGGTGGCGATACGCTAGTGTTAACCGACACCATAGACCGAATCTACACTAAGCCGGAAGCAAGCATTGAGCTCTCTGATACAGGTTTCGAGCGTCGCATTCAGGTTAGTAATGACGGTGCAAACTCAGCCGTTCTTTGGAATCCTTGGGCACAAGGCGCAGAATCTATGGGCGACATGCAAAACGATGGCTTTAAGACCATGCTTTGCATTGAGGCATGTCAGTGGGCAAAAGACCTAGAATCAGGCACTGAGCTTGCTCCAGGCGAGAGCCACACCCTATCAACTAAGATCGTTTCCATCTAG
- a CDS encoding cryptochrome/photolyase family protein: MLEDKLSSIPDSVTRLRLILGDQLNAHHSWYQEQDSNTLYLIAELHQEATYVPHHIQKIQAFFCAMQGFASALQQAGHQTLHLTLDDTVGFSLTELILHICAQKQIQVFEYQQADEYRLLEQMSRLELELNKLGVGTHRTSSEHFLVGFEEIADYFNPDKKQRMETFYRKMRKRYQILLDDESEPEGGKWNYDTDNRQKLSKGAIDELPEPLLFSNDVTEINQRIARHQIHSIGQGTDTLLWPVNREQSLQLLDFFCRHCLVNFGRYQDAMTDKANGIFGNKQWSLYHARLSFSMNSKMLHPMQVIQTAIEHYRNNPEISLAQIEGFVRQILGWREFIRGLYWTHMPRFKTLNFLKANRDLPKWFWDGDTKMNCQKQAISQSLEFSYAHHIQRLMVTGNFCMLAGIEPEQVDEWYLSIYIDAIEWVELPNTRGMSQFADGGIVGSKAYAASGNYINKMSDYCGDCHYSVKQKAEDTACPLNSLYWHFMQRHRETLVKNPRMNMVYRNWDKQDVESQSAVLNRAQQLLDDLDNI; this comes from the coding sequence ATGCTTGAAGATAAACTCAGCTCTATTCCAGACTCAGTCACCAGGCTGCGCCTCATACTGGGTGATCAGTTAAACGCTCATCACTCTTGGTATCAAGAGCAAGACAGCAATACCCTTTATCTCATCGCGGAACTGCACCAAGAAGCCACCTACGTTCCCCATCACATCCAAAAGATACAGGCCTTCTTCTGCGCCATGCAAGGGTTCGCATCCGCTCTGCAACAAGCAGGACATCAAACCCTTCATCTGACTCTCGACGATACTGTAGGTTTCTCCCTGACCGAACTCATCTTGCACATCTGCGCTCAAAAGCAGATTCAAGTGTTTGAATACCAGCAAGCCGATGAGTATCGCCTATTAGAGCAGATGAGTAGGCTCGAGTTAGAGCTCAACAAACTCGGAGTTGGCACTCACAGAACCAGTAGCGAGCATTTCCTAGTGGGTTTTGAAGAGATTGCAGATTACTTCAATCCAGATAAGAAACAGCGCATGGAAACCTTCTATCGTAAGATGCGCAAAAGGTACCAGATCCTACTTGATGATGAGAGCGAGCCTGAAGGAGGGAAATGGAATTACGATACTGATAATCGTCAGAAACTCTCCAAAGGTGCCATCGATGAGCTTCCAGAGCCGTTACTCTTTAGCAACGACGTTACGGAGATAAACCAAAGAATCGCAAGGCATCAGATCCACAGCATAGGCCAAGGCACTGACACTTTGTTATGGCCAGTGAATCGGGAGCAATCATTGCAACTGCTGGACTTTTTTTGTCGCCACTGTCTAGTCAACTTTGGGCGCTACCAAGACGCAATGACGGACAAAGCCAATGGCATATTCGGTAACAAACAGTGGAGTTTGTATCACGCTAGGCTGTCGTTTTCGATGAACAGCAAAATGCTCCACCCCATGCAGGTGATACAAACTGCCATTGAACATTACAGAAACAATCCTGAAATCTCTTTAGCTCAAATAGAGGGCTTTGTAAGGCAAATCCTAGGGTGGCGAGAGTTTATCCGTGGTCTTTATTGGACTCATATGCCCAGGTTCAAAACCCTAAACTTTCTCAAGGCCAACAGAGACCTACCAAAGTGGTTTTGGGATGGCGACACCAAGATGAATTGCCAGAAGCAAGCCATCAGCCAAAGCCTAGAGTTCTCTTATGCACACCATATCCAACGCTTAATGGTCACGGGCAACTTTTGTATGCTGGCAGGGATAGAACCTGAGCAAGTCGATGAGTGGTACTTGTCTATCTATATAGACGCTATCGAGTGGGTAGAACTACCCAATACCCGAGGTATGAGCCAGTTTGCTGACGGCGGTATAGTCGGCTCAAAGGCTTATGCGGCCAGTGGTAACTACATCAACAAGATGAGCGATTACTGTGGAGATTGCCACTACTCGGTCAAACAAAAGGCGGAAGATACAGCCTGCCCACTCAATAGCCTCTATTGGCACTTCATGCAAAGGCACAGAGAAACCCTAGTTAAGAACCCAAGGATGAATATGGTGTATCGAAACTGGGATAAACAAGATGTGGAATCGCAATCTGCGGTTCTTAACAGAGCTCAGCAGCTCCTTGATGATCTCGACAATATTTAA
- the rlmA gene encoding 23S rRNA (guanine(745)-N(1))-methyltransferase: MHYICPICASPLTLTERTFCCGNRHSFDLAKEGYVNLMPANHKHSKNPGDSKEMMQARREFLATGHYAKLSETLAKVAMDSVSGSDNVTLLDMGCGEGYYTDGIRKALPETAQVYGLDISKVAVRYASKRYPECNFSVASSYRLPFADNSLEVIVKVYAPSSEEELLRCLKPGGVLISVTPGERHLYQLRERIYETVRPHQDETEKFNTLALVDQTPLHYEMALENGSVLQLLQMTPFAWKASDELRASLAGSEQFLCEADFVISRYKKD, from the coding sequence ATGCACTATATCTGCCCTATTTGCGCCTCTCCCTTGACCCTTACCGAGCGCACCTTCTGTTGTGGAAACAGACACAGCTTTGATCTGGCTAAAGAAGGATATGTGAACCTGATGCCAGCCAACCATAAGCACTCTAAGAATCCGGGTGATAGTAAAGAGATGATGCAGGCGCGAAGAGAGTTTCTGGCAACTGGGCACTATGCCAAACTAAGCGAGACTCTTGCAAAGGTAGCTATGGACTCAGTATCAGGAAGCGACAACGTTACCCTTCTAGATATGGGCTGCGGTGAAGGCTACTACACAGATGGCATTCGCAAGGCTCTCCCAGAAACAGCACAGGTGTACGGACTCGACATCTCTAAGGTTGCCGTGCGCTACGCCTCAAAGCGCTATCCAGAATGCAATTTTAGTGTGGCGTCCAGCTATCGCCTGCCGTTTGCAGATAATAGTCTAGAGGTCATCGTCAAGGTGTATGCGCCATCGAGCGAAGAAGAGCTGCTTCGCTGCCTAAAACCTGGGGGAGTACTTATCTCAGTAACCCCAGGGGAAAGGCATCTATATCAACTAAGGGAGCGTATCTACGAAACCGTGCGTCCACATCAGGATGAAACCGAAAAGTTCAACACACTCGCTCTCGTCGATCAAACCCCTCTCCACTATGAAATGGCACTAGAAAACGGTTCGGTCCTTCAGTTATTACAAATGACACCATTTGCGTGGAAGGCATCGGATGAACTTCGAGCTAGCCTTGCAGGTAGCGAGCAGTTTTTGTGTGAGGCTGACTTCGTGATCTCTCGCTATAAAAAAGATTAA
- a CDS encoding ChaN family lipoprotein: MKGLAWFSILMCSTSTAFSAPQTFFEYQLLTPSGETVTLEEVTKAIADHQVILVGEWHSHSAVHRFQSDLYKTLLQKNPKTDLSMEQFSRPAQSTLDQYLEDEIGERALIAHGRAWPNYTSDYRALIEQAKVAQRRVIAANAPRDIVHCIGQVGPSYIKQLSRKDKKFVAAKLDTSDRPYKAQFMTLMQGMEGKMVENMYAAQVSWDETMAESIANHLKQNPGAHVMHTAGKFHVENGDGIAYSLKKRSPETNIALITPVTEIGDTSNSPFVEYQLLVLPLPKQSVGTSGHGGGDYSHPHVNGHSGCEIASKKER, encoded by the coding sequence ATGAAAGGGCTAGCTTGGTTTTCTATTCTGATGTGCAGTACATCCACTGCTTTTTCTGCGCCACAAACCTTTTTCGAATACCAACTTCTGACTCCAAGCGGTGAAACCGTCACTCTTGAGGAGGTGACCAAGGCGATTGCTGATCATCAGGTTATACTTGTTGGGGAATGGCACTCTCACTCTGCCGTTCATAGATTTCAATCAGACCTGTACAAAACCCTTCTCCAAAAGAACCCTAAAACAGATCTTTCTATGGAGCAGTTTAGCCGACCCGCTCAGAGCACATTGGATCAATACCTCGAAGATGAGATTGGAGAACGAGCCTTGATTGCGCACGGTCGCGCTTGGCCAAATTACACCAGTGACTATCGCGCTCTAATCGAACAGGCAAAGGTGGCACAAAGAAGGGTAATTGCAGCCAATGCTCCGCGAGATATCGTTCACTGCATTGGTCAGGTCGGCCCCAGTTATATAAAGCAGTTGTCTCGAAAGGATAAGAAGTTCGTTGCAGCCAAGCTTGATACCTCAGATCGCCCTTATAAAGCGCAGTTCATGACCTTGATGCAGGGCATGGAAGGTAAGATGGTTGAGAACATGTATGCCGCTCAAGTCTCTTGGGATGAGACCATGGCCGAGAGCATAGCGAATCACCTTAAACAAAACCCGGGCGCCCACGTGATGCACACCGCTGGTAAGTTTCATGTGGAAAATGGAGACGGCATTGCCTATTCGCTGAAGAAGCGGTCACCTGAGACTAACATAGCGCTCATCACACCAGTTACCGAGATTGGGGACACCAGCAACTCGCCATTTGTTGAGTATCAACTGTTAGTACTTCCCCTGCCAAAGCAGAGTGTCGGAACATCAGGCCATGGTGGGGGGGACTATAGCCATCCGCATGTGAATGGCCATTCTGGATGTGAGATTGCGTCTAAAAAAGAGCGTTAG
- a CDS encoding YcgN family cysteine cluster protein, whose translation MSTPFWQSKSLEQMSEQEWEALCDGCGKCCLHKLMDEDSDEVYYTNVACSWLNSKTCSCKDYPNRFESGEECLKLTRDKIDEFNWLPETCAYRLLSEGKELPEWHPLITGSKSAMHAAGESVRNKVVYEIDVVDWEDHILNHPNR comes from the coding sequence ATGTCCACTCCATTTTGGCAATCCAAATCTCTTGAGCAAATGAGCGAACAGGAATGGGAAGCTTTGTGCGACGGTTGTGGCAAATGTTGCCTGCATAAACTGATGGATGAAGACAGTGATGAGGTTTACTACACCAATGTGGCATGTAGCTGGCTCAATAGTAAAACCTGCAGCTGTAAGGACTATCCAAATCGTTTCGAGTCTGGCGAGGAGTGCCTAAAACTGACTCGAGATAAAATCGATGAGTTTAACTGGTTGCCTGAAACCTGTGCCTATCGCTTACTGTCGGAAGGTAAAGAGTTGCCAGAGTGGCATCCGCTTATCACGGGCTCTAAATCAGCAATGCACGCAGCGGGCGAAAGTGTGCGCAACAAAGTGGTTTATGAGATCGATGTAGTGGATTGGGAAGATCATATTCTAAATCACCCAAATCGCTAA
- a CDS encoding YkgJ family cysteine cluster protein: MECRLHCGACCIAPSISSSFPLHPNGKPAGERCKQLTDDNLCKLFGKEERPAVCHGFKAAKWVCGNTSSEAIAILTELETLT, encoded by the coding sequence ATGGAATGTCGACTTCATTGCGGTGCATGCTGTATTGCGCCTAGTATTTCAAGCTCGTTTCCTCTGCACCCCAACGGCAAACCTGCCGGTGAGCGATGCAAACAGTTGACAGACGACAACCTTTGTAAGCTATTTGGTAAAGAAGAGCGCCCTGCAGTTTGTCATGGCTTTAAGGCTGCCAAATGGGTATGTGGCAACACAAGCTCGGAAGCTATCGCAATCCTTACCGAGCTCGAGACATTAACCTAA